One Phaseolus vulgaris cultivar G19833 chromosome 4, P. vulgaris v2.0, whole genome shotgun sequence DNA window includes the following coding sequences:
- the LOC137837222 gene encoding GDSL esterase/lipase At5g33370-like, producing the protein MTSYSNFALLAILSCVIVIGSIVCGAEARARAFFVFGDSLVDSGNNNYLATTARADAPPYGIDYSPTHRPTGRFSNGYNIPDLISQKIGAESTLPYLSPELRGNKLLVGANFASAGIGILNDTGLQFVNVIRMYRQLEYFKEYQNRVSAIIGSSQTKSLVNQALVLITVGGNDFVNNYFLVPNSARSRQYPLPQYVNYLISEYQKLLQKLYDLGARRVLVTGTGPLGCVPSELAQRGTNGQCAAELQRAAALFNPQLEQMLLQLNRKLGKDVFIAANTGKTHNDFVSNPQQFGFITAKVACCGQGPYNGLGLCTPLSNLCPNRGQYAFWDAFHPSEKANRLIVEEIMSGSKAYMNPMNLSTILALDAITT; encoded by the exons ATGACATCCTATTCAAATTTTGCTCTTTTGGCCATTCTTAGTTGTGTTATAGTAATTGGAAGCATTGTGTGTGGTGCCGAAGCAAGGGCAAGGGCATTCTTTGTGTTTGGAGATTCACTTGTTGATAGTGGAAACAACAATTACTTGGCTACCACTGCACGTGCTGATGCCCCTCCTTATGGCATTGATTACTCTCCAACTCATAGACCAACTGGTCGTTTCTCCAATGGCTACAACATTCCTGATCTTATCA GTCAGAAAATCGGTGCTGAGTCTACATTGCCATACTTGAGTCCAGAATTAAGAGGAAATAAGCTCCTAGTTGGTGCCAATTTCGCTTCAGCTGGAATAGGAATCCTTAATGACACTGGACTTCAGTTT GTGAATGTAATCAGAATGTATAGACAGCTAGAGTATTTTAAAGAATACCAAAACCGAGTGAGTGCTATAATTGGAAGTTCACAAACAAAGAGCTTGGTGAATCAAGCACTTGTTCTCATCACTGTAGGAGGCAATGATTTTGTGAACAACTATTTCTTGGTCCCCAATTCAGCAAGGTCACGCCAATACCCACTGCCTCAATATGTGAACTATCTCATCTCTGAGTACCAAAAACTTTTGCAG AAATTGTATGATTTGGGAGCTCGGAGAGTTCTAGTGACAGGCACGGGACCCTTGGGGTGTGTTCCTTCAGAATTGGCTCAACGTGGCACAAATGGACAATGTGCTGCTGAATTACAACGAGCTGCAGCATTGTTCAACCCACAACTGGAACAAATGTTACTTCAACTCAACAGGAAACTTGGGAAGGACGTGTTCATTGCTGCAAACACAGGAAAAACGCACAACGATTTCGTTTCTAACCCCCAACAATTTG GGTTTATTACGGCAAAAGTAGCTTGTTGTGGACAAGGACCCTACAATGGTCTTGGATTGTGCACACCACTGTCGAACCTGTGCCCTAACAGAGGGCAGTATGCATTTTGGGATGCATTCCATCCATCAGAAAAGGCCAACAGACTTATTGTTGAGGAAATCATGTCAGGTTCTAAAGCCTACATGAACCCTATGAACCTTAGCACCATCCTCGCTTTGGATGCTATCACCACATGA